AATGCTAGGCCTACCACACCAAACCTCTCCATGTCCTCTAGACAGATTAATGCTAGTCCTACCACACCTCTCCTGGTTCTCTAGACAGATTAATGCTAGGCCTACCACACATTTCATTGTCCTCTAGACAGATTCATGCTCAgcctaccacacctctcctcctctagttcAACTACCAGTTCAAGAGGCCATGCTATGATGCAACTGGTGTTGCAGGCtggtctacatcccaaatggtaccctattccctatggagtgcactacttttgaccagagccatatgggccctggtcaaaagtagtgcccttaatcccatttgggatgcatccacgATCTCCCAATCAacaaatatcagtgcttgtgatAGTGTTCCTCATCAGAGCGGTCACCAGGTCAGTGTTCCACGGGTTCAcggtcctcatcagagaggtcacCAGGTCAGTGTTCCGCGGGTTCAcggtcctcatcagagaggtcaacaggtcagtgTTCCGAGGGTTCACGGTCCTCATCAGAGAGACAACAGGTCAGTATTCCGAGGGTTCAcggtcctcatcagagaggtcaacaggtcagtatTCCGAGGGTTCAcggtcctcatcagagaggtcaacaggtcagtgTTCCGAGGGTTCAcggtcctcatcagagaggtcaacaggtcagtgTTCCGAGGGTTCAcggtcctcatcagagaggtcaacaggtcagtgTTCCGAGGGTTCAcggtcctcatcagagaggtcaacaggtcagtgTTCCGAGGGTTCAcggtcctcatcagagaggtcaacaggtcagtgTTCCGAGGGTTCACGGTCCTCATCAcggtcctcatcagagaggtcaacaggtcagtgTTCCGAGGGTTCAcggtcctcatcagagaggtcaacaggtcagtgTTCCGAGGGTTCACGGTCCTCATCAGAGAGACAACAGGTCAGTGTTCCGAGGGTTCAcggtcctcatcagagaggtcaacaggtcagtgTTCCGAGGGTTCAcggtcctcatcagagaggtcaacaggtcagtgTTCCGAGGGTTCACGGTCCTCATCAGAGAGACAACAGGTCAGTGTTCCGAGGGTTCACGGTCCTCATCAGAGAGTCAACAGGTCAGTGTTCCGAGGGTTCAcggtcctcatcagagaggtcaacaggtcagtgTTCCGAGGGTTCAcggtcctcatcagagaggtcaacaggtcagtgTTCCGAGGGTTCAcggtcctcatcagagaggtcaacaggtcagtgTTCCGAGGGTTCAcggtcctcatcagagaggtcaacaggtcagtgTTCCGAGGGTTCAcggtcctcatcagagaggtcaacaggtcagtgTTCCGAGGGTTCAcggtcctcatcagagaggtcaacaggtcagtgtcctcatcagagaggtcaacaggtcagtgTTCCGAGGGTTCACGGTCCTCATCAGAGAGACAACAGGTCAGTGTTCCGAGGGTTCAcagtcctcatcagagaggtcaacaggtcagtgTTCCGAGGGTTCAcggtcctcatcagagaggtcaacaggtcagtgTTCCGAGGGTTCAcagtcctcatcagagaggtcaacaggtcagtgTTCCGAGGGTTCAcggtcctcatcagagaggtcaacaggtcagtgTTCCGAGGGTTCAcggtcctcatcagagaggtcaacaggttagctacagTTAAATGAGGGATTTCCCATCCTCTCTGTCTACGtccccaaatggcaacctattccctacatgcaGGTCAAAAGTGGTAGGGAATAGAATACCATTTTGGACACAGCATCTTCTAAACCTGCCAGGATACCAGCCACTTTATACACCTTTATTCTCCAAAAAGCAACAACCCTTTCAGCATCAATTAGTAACAGCCTACATCCAATGATTAAACAATGAGATAGGATACCAAAACCCACCTGGTAATTTTCTAGAACTGCTTTAAGGACAAAGGGTGGATTTTAGTTGTGTGTTTTAATTTATTAGACACACCACAAGGTTAAAGTAATTATCTAGATCATTGAATCTACTCTGTTGGGTACAGAGCTCTGCTAGAGATATCCTGCTGGATGCCCAATCCCCTACTGAGGTTTGGCCAGTCTGATTATCATAGGATATCATTCACTTTATTGAGGATACATCATCTGCTTTTAGGATTAATACAGTATTCCTCTTGAACCTTTTAGGTTTAATACAATATTCCTCTTGAACATTTTAGGATTAATACAGTATTCCTCTTGAACCGTTTAGGTTTAATACAGTATTCCTCTATAACATTTTAGGATTAATACAGTATTCCTCTTTAACATTTTAGGATTAATACAGTATTCCTCTTGAACATTTTAGGATTAATACAGTATTCCTCTATAACATTTTAGGATTAATACAGTATTCCTCTTGAACATTTTAGGATTAATACAGTATTCCTCTTAACATTTTAGGATTAATACAGTATTCCTCTCTAACATTTTAGGATTAATACAGTATTCCTCTTGAACATTTTAGGATTAATACAGTATTCCTCTCTAACATTTGAGGATTAATACAGTATTCCTCTCTAACATTTTAGGATTAATACAGTATTCCTCTTGAACATTTTAGGATTAATACAGTATTCCTCTTGAACATTTTAGGATTAATACAGTATTCCTCTCTAACATTTTAGGATTAATACAGTATTCCTCTTGAACATTTGAGGATTTTAGTATTCCTCTTGGATTAATACAGTATTCCTCTCTATTTTGATTAAACATTTTAGGATTAATACAGTATTCCTCATTTTGATTAATACAACACATTTTAGGATTAATACAGTATTCTCTCATTTTGAACAGTATTCCTTTAGGATTAATACAGTATTCCTCTTGAACATTTTAGGATTAATACAGTATTCCTCTTGAACATTTTAGGATTAATACAGTATTCCTCTTGAACATTTTAGGATTAATACAGTATTCCTCTTGAACATTTTAGGATTAATACAGTATTCCTCTTGAACATTTTAGGATTAATACAGTATTCCTCTTGAACATTTTAGGATTAATACAGTATTCCTCTTGAACATTTTAGGATTAATACAGTATTCCTCTTGAACATTTTAGGATTAATACAGTATTCCTCTTGAACATTTTAGGATTAATACAGTATTCCTCTGTAATATTTTAGGATTAATACAGTATTCCTCTTGAACATTTTAGGATTAATACAGTATTCCTCTTGAACATTTTAGGATTAATACAGTATTCCTCTTGAACATTTTAGGATTAATACAGTATTCCTCTGTAACATTTAGGATTAATACAGTATTCCTCTTGAACATTTTAGGATTAATACAGTATTCCTCTGTAACATTTAGGATTAATACAGTATTCCTCTTGTACCTTTTAGGATTAATACAGTATTCCTCTTGTACCTTTTGAGGATTAATACAGTATTCCTCTCGAAACATTTTAAGATTAAAACAGTATTCCTCTTGTATTTTCTAAATtcttagctctggtccagggtgccTGTGTGGCTTGTTAACCCTGAACGCTGAGCCTCTTTGAGAGTACCAGAGCTACTAAGCCCCCCATATCCAAGACTGGAAATAAATAACAATGACTTTttaaaaaacctttatttaacttggcaagtcagttaagaacaaattcttatgttcaatgacggcctaggaacagtgggttaacagatttgtaccttgtcagctcggggtttgaacttgcaaccttccggttactagtccaacgctctaaccactagtctaccctgctgcATCAAAATGTATATTCATAAACAAACACAGTAGTCCTTGTCCAAAGTATACCTTTGTTTACCCAGTGCTGTACTGTACATGTTAAAGAAATGAAAGCCCATATGTGGTTTAGTTAAATCCTATACAACATGTGCTTTTATCCCTTTGCAGTGTTCAATTCAACATCTCATTGAAAACCCAACAACGATGGTTCACTAAGTATTTGAGCATCTGCTTGTAGAAGTGACTGTTTGAGTGAAGTTTATAGTTGACCTTTGACTGGGATTATTAAAAGCACATATTTTATGTGCAAGGTTATTCTTCAAGTTTATGTGTGAGTTAAATTGGGGTTTTGGACATTTTATTGGGCTATGAAATGAATTTATGATTAAGGCAGGCTGgcaggctggcaggctggctggctggcaggctggcaggctggctggctggcaggctggctggctggctggcacctTATTTGCTGGTTGGTTGATTCATTTGTTGATTGGTTTGAATTTGTTTAAAATAGTTTTAATTAATAAATCAACATACAGAGAAGCTTTAAGGAAGATGATGTTATGTTGTATGAACTATTTATTTTTGTTGGTCAGCCCaagctttttaaaatatttgtttgtgtgtggaggagggagaggtggagactgAAGAAAAGGAAGGGATTAAAACCACCAAAGCTAAACTCCAGGGTTTGTCCCGAAATGTGACGTCAGACAGAAGGACTCACTTGTAGCGAGCGTTGACCGGCGCTGGCTGTCATTTGCACGGCGCGGTTTTGCAACAATCTGAGCTCGTGGAATACGttctattttttatatttttccaAGAATCTCATTCTGGGTTCAATGAAGTTGATATTGGAATCTCGTAATGAGGTGGCTTCTGCCGTGGATTCTAATAGTAGCCAGCACTCATCAGGTAACAtgatttatttgatttaattCTAACGTTCATACTAACTTTTGATTTATTTTATCTATGGTTTTCAAGATTACAGGTTATGGATTACAGATCATAAGAATATGAGACATATAAATGATCGCAGGTTGTGCACATCTATCCAGATTAGATTATGTAATTGCGTAATAACACAGACTTTTTGCGCGCGGTGCCAATTACCCATTATTGGTTTCGCATTGACACTGGGCTACTATCGTGTTGTCAATGTTAATCATACAATAGACCTACTCAGAATCTGTCTCTGTGCTAGCGCTGAAATTTAGACAGTCATGAAACGCTAAGATTGGgcactcctctactctctcctccgctctctctttcctctactctctcctccactctcttcctctcttagctctactctctcctccactctctcttcctctcttagctctactctctcctctactctctcttcctctctcctccactctctttctctctttcctctactctctctttctgtctttactctagcctctcctctactctctcttcctctctttcctctactctctcctccactctctctttcctctactctctcctccactctctctttcctctactctctcttcctctcttagctctactctctctttctcttccctctcctctactctctctttctcttccctctcctctactctctctttatctcttccctctactctctcctccactctctctttcctctactctcccttcctctcttagctctactctctcttccactcttagctctactctctcctccactctctctttcctctactctctcttcccctcttagctctactctctcctccactctctctttcctctactctctcttcccctcttagctctactctctcctccactctctctttcctctactctctcttcccctcttagctctactctctcctccactctctctttcctctactctctcttcccctcttagctctactctctcctccactctctctttcctctactctctcttcccctcttagctctactctctctttccttcactctctcttccaGTCTCTCATTTTAGCTCAGCTAATGACAGGTCAGGTACTACCTCAGTACTGTCTCTGACTAATATAGTTTGAAGTGTGTTATTTGGTAGGTGTGGTTAAATGACCCAGGCCTGAAAGTGATGTATTTCTGTCAGTCACTAGTCCCATGGATTACTTTATAAGGGGAAACCAAACCACTAGATCCAATTTGGTATTTGTGTCCATGGGGCTGACTGAACTAGATTGAATTCAATAAATGTAACGACTAAGGAAGAACAAACGGGTATGTTTTGCATGTGATCCCTGCCCTACATGGATCTTCAGTCTACAACACTGCAGCCTCATACACACCTTTATGTTCATCTTTAGGTTGGTGGTGGAACTCCTGGCCTTAGTTTGGAAATGTGTCAGAGTTTCCCTCTGGAATCAAACATATTTCCACCTGCTGTGGTCTGATGTCTTGTACTACTGTTAAAAATGTTCCTGGAAGAACGACTTCCTTCCACAACACATTTGGGGTGAATGCAACTACAGGCCCCATTCCAATGTAACCACTGTCTACTGTATCACTATACTGGCTGGGTGACCCCATAACCCCTGTCTACTGTATCACTATACTGGCTGGGTGACCCCATAACCCCTGTCTACTGTATCACTATACTGGCTGGGTGACCCCATAACCCCTGTCTACTGTATCACTATACTGGCTAAGGAATAACCCCTGTCTACTGTATCACTATACTGGCTGGGTGACCCCTGCCCCTGGGTCTTCAGTATCACTATACTGGCTGGGTGCCCCATAACCCCTGTCTACTGTATCACTATACTGGCTGggtgacccctaacccctagtctACTGTATCACTATACTGGCTGGGTGACCCCATAACCCCTGTCTACTGTATCACTATACTGGCTGGGTGGTCCCATAACCCCTGTCTACTGTATCACTAAACTGGCTGGGTGACCCCATAACCCATGTCTACTGTATCACTATACTGGCTGGGGCCCCATAACCCCTGTCTACTGTATCACTATACTGGCTGGGTGACCCCATAACCCCTGTCTACTGTATCACTATACTGGCTGGGTGACCCCATAACCCCTGTCTACTGTATCACTATACTGGCTGGGTGACCCCATAACCCCTGTCTACTGTATCACTATACTGGCTGGGTGACCCCATAACCCCTGTCTACTGTATCACTATACTGGCTGGGTGACCCCATAACCCCTGTCTACTGTATCACTATACTGGCTGGGTGACCCCATAACCCCTGTCTACTGTATCACTATACTGGCTGGGTGACCCCATAACCCCTGTCTACTGTATCACTATACTGGCTGGGTGACCCCATAACCCCTGTCTACTGTATCACTATACTGGCTGGTTGACCCCATAACCCCTGTCTACTGTATCACTATACTGGCTGGGTGACCCCATAACCCCTGTCTACTGTATCACTACACTGGCTGGGTGGTCCCTTAACCCCTGTCTACTGTATCACTATACTGGCTGGGTGACCCCATAACCCCTGTCTACTGTATCACTATACTGGCTGGTTGACCCCATAACCCCTGTCTACTGTATCACTATACTGGCTGGGTGACCCCATAACCCCTGTCTACTGTATCACTATACTGGCTGTGTGAGGAGGGGATGTTAGTTGTTGGTGCACATGACCAATGACATAGGTAGTGATGATGAACCTGGAGCTGCTGCTGGTCTTCACTCTGTGGGTTTGCAGGAATAGCACAACAAGATTGACATGCCAAAGACCAACCCACCTGTATGACCCAGTATTTCATAAATGTTGTTCTGTCCATCCTACAGGTCTTTTCCCAACATCCCACAGCCACGCCTCCCTTGACGGCGACCATAGAGCTGTATAACCGTACAGCGTACTGCAAATGGCCGTGCAAGTGTGCCAAGAGCGCCCCCCTGTGTCCGCCAGGGGTCAGTGTGCTGATGGACGGCTGTGACTGCTGTAAGGCCTGTTCCAAGCAGGTGGGGGAGACCTGCAACGAGGCGGATGTCTGTGACTACCATAAGGGACTGTACTGTGACTACAGCGTGGACAAGCCGAGGTACGAAAAAGGAGTATGTGCCTGTAAGTGTCAGATAACTTTCCTCTTTGAGTTGTGTCGTTGTATCATCTCCATCTGTGCTGTGAAGTCAGATAACTTTCCTCTTTGAGTTGTGTCGTTGTATCATCTCCATCTGTGCTGTGAAGTCAGATAACTTTCCTCTTTGAGTTGTGTCGTTGTATCATCTCCATCTGTGCTGTGGAGTCAGATAACTTTCCTCTTTGAGTTGTGTCGTTGTATCATCTCCATCTGTGCTGTGGAGTCAGATAACTTTCCTCTTTGAGTTGTGTCGTTGTACCATCTGTGCTGTGAAGTCAGATAACTTTCCTCTTTGAGTTGTGTCGTTGTACCATCTCCATCTGTGCTGTGAAGTCAGATAACTTTCCTCTTTGAGTTGTGTCGTTGTACCATCTGTGCTGTGAAGTCAGATAACTTTCCTCTTTGAGTTGTGTCGTTGTACCATCTGTGCTGTGAAGTCAGATAACTTTCCTCTTTGAGTTGTGTCGTTGTACCATCTGTGCTGTGAAGTCAGATAACTTTCCTCTTTGAGTTGTGTCGTTGTACCATCTCCATCTGTGCTGTGAAGTCAGATAACTTTCCTCTTTGAGTTGTGTCGTTGTACCATCTGTGCTGTGAAGTCAGATAACTTTCCTCTTTGAGTTGTGTCGTTGTACCATCTGTGCTGTGAAGTCAGATAACTTTCCTCTTTGAGTTGTGTCGTTGTACCATCTGTGCTGTGAAGTCAGATAACTTTCCTCTTTGAGTTGTGTCGTTGTACCATCTGTGCTGTGAAGTCAGATAACTTTCCTCTTTGAGTTGTGTCGTTGTACCATCTCCATCTGTGCTGTGAAGTCCGTTTGTAAATATAGATACAGTAATGAGAATGGACGTTGATCTGATTCGACAACTGAATTGATGCATGCATTTCTTCGTGTGCCACAGTGCATTGACACGGGTCTTTCTTGAGGACGGCGTTTAGAGCTGGAATGCCGACATTGAACAGTCTCAACTATAACGCGCTTCTTGTTTTCCTATGTAAACCTATAGGGGATATACTTTACTGTGTAGCGCTGATTCTTATCATTTGACATGATGTATCAAACAGACATGGTGGGCACAGGCTGCGAGTACGACAGAGTGATCTACCGCAACGGTCAGAGCTTCCAACCCAGCTGTAAGTACCGCTGTCTGTGTGTAAACGGCGCCATCGGTTGTGTGCCGCTCTGCACGGACTCCCAACCGCCCCGGGTGTGGTGCCAGACGCCCAGGCGGTTCAAACTGCCGGGCCGATGCTGTGAGCAGTGGATCTGTGACGAGCCCAGGAAGACGCGCAAGGCAGACCCCAGGCATGCAGAGATAGGTACACTACTACAGTCTATGGAATGCATCTCAAATGGTACCCTGtgtcctatgtagtgcactacttttgaccagagcactatggggcCCATTGGTTTCCCAGAAAACCTGTTTGGAATATTCCTGAAATCAGAAAGGAATAAGCAGGGAAtccaggaatcttccaaccaggatttctggaaaacctgggtgttttttgggggggaatttACCAGAATTTGGCATCCCTAATCAGGAGTCTGTTCCTCTGTTGACATGGCAGTGCGTGCCAGCCACAATGAGGTCTGGCATAAGAACTGCATTACCCAGACAACCTCCTGGTCCCCGTGTTCCAAGACCTGTGGACGTGGCCTGTCCCTGAGGATCTCCAACGCCAACGACCAGTGTGAGTTGATCAAGGAGTCGCGCCTCTGCAACATCCGGCCCTGTGACGTGGACATCACCAAGCACATCAAGGTGAGAACATCTGTCGTGGCTTGtgccctaaatggcaccctattccctataaagtgtactacccatagggctctggtcaaaagtagtgcactctatagggaataggttggtcCCTGGTCGACAGTAGTACACTTTATAGACGCACACAATATCTCTCACTTTGGCTTTCAATGAAACCAGGCCCAACTTCATCAACTCATGTATTGTGCATATGAACATGGTTTTAAAGTCAACTGGGTGACATATGTTTTCTCAATACAGTTTGAACATCGTTTTGACAGTGTAACGGTATTCTGACTCCACATGTCAACCACTCAAGTGTTGATCCTGACCCATGTTGACCTATGAACTCCTCAGCCAGGGAAGAAGTGTCTGAACATTTACAGGGAGGAGCAGAGGCAGAACTTCACAATCTCAGGCTGCAACAGCAAGAAGCCCTACCGTCCAAAATACTGTGGTGTCTGCGTGGCCACAGACGATCGCTGCTGCATCCCTTACAAGTCCAAGACTATCGAGGTGGAGTTCCAGTGTCCCAACGGAGACACTCTGACATGGCAGGTGATGTGGATCAACGCCTGCTTCTGTAACCTCAGCTGCAGGAACCCCAACGACATCTTCTCTGAGCTGGAGCACTACTACGACCACAATGAGGTCATCAACTGACAACTGAGCAGCCTTGTCC
This genomic stretch from Oncorhynchus keta strain PuntledgeMale-10-30-2019 unplaced genomic scaffold, Oket_V2 Un_contig_540_pilon_pilon, whole genome shotgun sequence harbors:
- the ccn4b gene encoding cellular communication network factor 4b gives rise to the protein MRWLLPWILIVASTHQVFSQHPTATPPLTATIELYNRTAYCKWPCKCAKSAPLCPPGVSVLMDGCDCCKACSKQVGETCNEADVCDYHKGLYCDYSVDKPRYEKGVCAYMVGTGCEYDRVIYRNGQSFQPSCKYRCLCVNGAIGCVPLCTDSQPPRVWCQTPRRFKLPGRCCEQWICDEPRKTRKADPRHAEIVRASHNEVWHKNCITQTTSWSPCSKTCGRGLSLRISNANDQCELIKESRLCNIRPCDVDITKHIKPGKKCLNIYREEQRQNFTISGCNSKKPYRPKYCGVCVATDDRCCIPYKSKTIEVEFQCPNGDTLTWQVMWINACFCNLSCRNPNDIFSELEHYYDHNEVIN